The following coding sequences are from one Salvia hispanica cultivar TCC Black 2014 chromosome 3, UniMelb_Shisp_WGS_1.0, whole genome shotgun sequence window:
- the LOC125216788 gene encoding uncharacterized protein LOC125216788 isoform X2, whose protein sequence is MEKGLKMKLIKRVQCRLKLLKSKRSCIVKQLRRDVAELLKHGHHQLAFERVEQVVVDENMVQVYDLLYQFCEFVIINLSYIRKHRDCPNDINEAASTLIFSSARFGELPELLSIRKLFTSRYGEKFVTSALELLPGHLVSAEIIENLEKKRVPNDVKYKFLDEIAESYTEEQPLFLEYKPQFLENEISDQNHVVELEMREGDDIRIMYEDLLNESKKFWRKSCFGMRKEVDLGNDMETSSEISVKLGEEVIYLDDIEEFIPPVITDSNVQDQRLFVFKSFGADETKSRKSIRKRSRKRSLVQGSLATAYNEFSSYYGESEGSSPEIRRKPRHMRDSGVVLGQPYYDFSIGEVDGDVEVVELTSRHLDKDDVEGRQTLPLTPLRAITMPCERPGESDVMVNIDRSNSCPFNQSPDFYSPHRHIHPKLPDYDELAAKFMELKRAHLEKR, encoded by the exons ATGGAGAAAGGCCTCAAAATG AAACTGATAAAGAGAGTTCAATGCCGCCTCAAACTGCTAAAGAGCAAGAGGAGTTGCATTGTGAAGCAGCTGAGAAGAGATGTTGCCGAGCTTCTCAAACACGGCCATCATCAACTCGCCTTCGAAAGG gtGGAGCAGGTTGTGGTTGATGAAAATATGGTTCAAGTGTATGATCTCCTGTACCagttttgtgaatttgtgataaTTAATCTTTCTTATATCCGAAAGCACAG GGATTGCCCTAATGACATCAATGAAGCAGCATCAACACTGATTTTCTCATCAGCAAGATTTGGGGAGCTGCCCGAGCTCCTATCCATCAGGAAGCTCTTCACCAGCCGTTACGGTGAAAAATTCGTCACCTCCGCACTCGAGCTACTTCCCGGCCACCTCGTCAGTGCTGAG ATTATAGAAAATCTTGAAAAGAAAAGGGTGCCTAACGATGTCAAGTACAAATTCTTGGATGAAATTGCTGAAAGTTACACTGAGGAACAGCCTTTGTTTCTTGAATACAAACCTCAATTTCTCGAAAATGAG ATCAGTGATCAAAACCACGTCGTAGAGCTCGAGATGAGAGAGGGAGACGACATCAGGATCATGTACGAAGATTTGTTGAATGAATCCAAgaaattttggagaaaatcATGTTTTGGAATGAGGAAAGAAGTCGATTTAGGAAATGACATGGAGACTAGTTCAGAAATTTCAGTCAAATTGGGTGAAGAAGTGATCTATCTTGATGATATCGAGGAGTTCATTCCACCCGTGATCACTGATAGCAATGTCCAAGATCAGAGATTATTCGTGTTCAAATCTTTTGGCGCGGATGAAACAAAGTCGAGGAAGTCGATAAGGAAAAGGTCGAGGAAGAGATCACTCGTTCAAGGAAGCCTAGCCACGGCTTACAATGAATTTTCCTCGTATTATGGGGAGTCGGAAGGGTCATCGCCCGAGATCAGGCGTAAGCCCCGTCATATGAGAGATAGTGGTGTAGTTTTAGGTCAACCCTATTATGACTTCTCTATTGGAGAAGTGGATGGGGATGTGGAGGTAGTGGAGTTGACCTCGCGTCATCTTGACAAAGATGACGTGGAAGGAAGACAAACTCTGCCTCTAACTCCCTTGAGGGCGATCACAATGCCTTGTGAAAGACCGGGGGAAAGTGATGTGATGGTGAATATTGATAGATCGAACTCGTGTCCTTTCAATCAGTCTCCCGACTTCTACTCGCCTCACCGCCACATCCATCCGAAGCTTCCGGATTATGATGAGCTGGCGGCGAAGTTTATGGAGCTGAAAAGAGCACATCTTGAGAAGAGGTGA
- the LOC125216788 gene encoding uncharacterized protein LOC125216788 isoform X1: protein MFNIILFGWRKASKCKKLIKRVQCRLKLLKSKRSCIVKQLRRDVAELLKHGHHQLAFERVEQVVVDENMVQVYDLLYQFCEFVIINLSYIRKHRDCPNDINEAASTLIFSSARFGELPELLSIRKLFTSRYGEKFVTSALELLPGHLVSAEIIENLEKKRVPNDVKYKFLDEIAESYTEEQPLFLEYKPQFLENEISDQNHVVELEMREGDDIRIMYEDLLNESKKFWRKSCFGMRKEVDLGNDMETSSEISVKLGEEVIYLDDIEEFIPPVITDSNVQDQRLFVFKSFGADETKSRKSIRKRSRKRSLVQGSLATAYNEFSSYYGESEGSSPEIRRKPRHMRDSGVVLGQPYYDFSIGEVDGDVEVVELTSRHLDKDDVEGRQTLPLTPLRAITMPCERPGESDVMVNIDRSNSCPFNQSPDFYSPHRHIHPKLPDYDELAAKFMELKRAHLEKR from the exons ATGTTCAATATTATCCTCTTTGGATGGAGAAAGGCCTCAAAATG TAAGAAACTGATAAAGAGAGTTCAATGCCGCCTCAAACTGCTAAAGAGCAAGAGGAGTTGCATTGTGAAGCAGCTGAGAAGAGATGTTGCCGAGCTTCTCAAACACGGCCATCATCAACTCGCCTTCGAAAGG gtGGAGCAGGTTGTGGTTGATGAAAATATGGTTCAAGTGTATGATCTCCTGTACCagttttgtgaatttgtgataaTTAATCTTTCTTATATCCGAAAGCACAG GGATTGCCCTAATGACATCAATGAAGCAGCATCAACACTGATTTTCTCATCAGCAAGATTTGGGGAGCTGCCCGAGCTCCTATCCATCAGGAAGCTCTTCACCAGCCGTTACGGTGAAAAATTCGTCACCTCCGCACTCGAGCTACTTCCCGGCCACCTCGTCAGTGCTGAG ATTATAGAAAATCTTGAAAAGAAAAGGGTGCCTAACGATGTCAAGTACAAATTCTTGGATGAAATTGCTGAAAGTTACACTGAGGAACAGCCTTTGTTTCTTGAATACAAACCTCAATTTCTCGAAAATGAG ATCAGTGATCAAAACCACGTCGTAGAGCTCGAGATGAGAGAGGGAGACGACATCAGGATCATGTACGAAGATTTGTTGAATGAATCCAAgaaattttggagaaaatcATGTTTTGGAATGAGGAAAGAAGTCGATTTAGGAAATGACATGGAGACTAGTTCAGAAATTTCAGTCAAATTGGGTGAAGAAGTGATCTATCTTGATGATATCGAGGAGTTCATTCCACCCGTGATCACTGATAGCAATGTCCAAGATCAGAGATTATTCGTGTTCAAATCTTTTGGCGCGGATGAAACAAAGTCGAGGAAGTCGATAAGGAAAAGGTCGAGGAAGAGATCACTCGTTCAAGGAAGCCTAGCCACGGCTTACAATGAATTTTCCTCGTATTATGGGGAGTCGGAAGGGTCATCGCCCGAGATCAGGCGTAAGCCCCGTCATATGAGAGATAGTGGTGTAGTTTTAGGTCAACCCTATTATGACTTCTCTATTGGAGAAGTGGATGGGGATGTGGAGGTAGTGGAGTTGACCTCGCGTCATCTTGACAAAGATGACGTGGAAGGAAGACAAACTCTGCCTCTAACTCCCTTGAGGGCGATCACAATGCCTTGTGAAAGACCGGGGGAAAGTGATGTGATGGTGAATATTGATAGATCGAACTCGTGTCCTTTCAATCAGTCTCCCGACTTCTACTCGCCTCACCGCCACATCCATCCGAAGCTTCCGGATTATGATGAGCTGGCGGCGAAGTTTATGGAGCTGAAAAGAGCACATCTTGAGAAGAGGTGA
- the LOC125216893 gene encoding ELMO domain-containing protein A-like: protein MKLRRRKCMPSCASHQGVDEDELYWDGKERDKESAWSHDSAHLISQLAQCFTNAMVGPRSWVGLFSRTTNRRFGSTQFLDYTLTPMQEERLQCLKERLGVPYDETRNEHQEALKALWNEAFPDVKLKGMISDQWKDMGWQGANPSTDFRGCGFLSLENLLYFARNYPATFNRLLLKQAGERSEWEYPFAVAGINVSFMLIQMLDLHSEKPRCLPGFNFLTLLGEDGDAFDILYCIAFTMMDAQWLAMHASYMDFNEVLQVTRTQLERELSLEDVRGIHDLPAFNFLFQ, encoded by the exons ATGAAATTAAGGAGAAGAAAATGTATGCCTTCTTGTGCCTCTCACCAAGGA GTTGATGAAGATGAACTGTATTGGGACGGGAAGGAACGAGATAAGGAATCAGCATGGTCGCATGATTCTGCTCACCTAATATCACAGTTAGCTCAGTGCTTTA CTAATGCTATGGTTGGACCACGATCGTGGGTAGGACTCTTTAGCCGCACCACCAACAGAAGATTCGGAAGCACCCAATTTCTCGATTACACTTTGACCCCTATGCAG GAAGAAAGATTGCAATGCCTTAAAGAACGTCTAGGTGTTCCTTATGATGAGACACGAAACGAACATCAA GAAGCTCTTAAAGCCTTGTGGAATGAGGCATTCCCTGATGTTAAGCTTAAAGGTATGATATCCGATCAGTGGAAAGATATGGGATGGCAGGGAGCAAATCCGTCGACTGATTTCAG GGGCTGTGGCTTCCTCTCACTTGAGAACTTGCTATACTTTGCCCGGAATTACCCG gcTACTTTTAATAGGTTACTTCTAAAGCAAGCTGGGGAACGTTCCGAATGGGAGTACCCGTTTGCCGTTGCTGGCATTAACGTCTCGTTCATGCTGATTCAGATGCTAGATTTACATTCAG AAAAGCCCAGATGTCTTCCTGGATTCAACTTTCTCACATTATTAGGAG AAGACGGAGATGCATTCGACATCCTCTATTGTATAGCTTTCACGATGATGGACGCTCAATGGCTTGCAATGCATGCTTCATACATGGATTTCAAT GAAGTGTTGCAAGTAACAAGAACACAATTGGAAAGAGAATTGTCTTTAGAAGATGTTCGTGGAATACATGATTTGCCAGCTTTTAACTTTTTGTTTCAATAG